From Impatiens glandulifera chromosome 7, dImpGla2.1, whole genome shotgun sequence:
GAAAAATCCATCCTTGAAAATTTTGCACATAAAATTGACTGAACGAATAAAAAGatggtgggttatttgaaaattatttaaattactcAATCCATAGAAAGCAGAAGAGTAGAGtgtaaataaaaagttaaagatttttttttttttttcattctcttgGTTGGTTTTCTTGGGGGTACATGTTGCAGTCTTTAATACTAAAGTTCATAATGAAATTACACAATTGCAGAGCTAGATTAGCTGAATATGCAATTGCTTGAaagtacaaaataaaaattacaaattatttgaaatttagaagCATCAGTTTCATCACAAAAATCATCACCCATATTGCAAATTCATGCtagctgaagaagaagaataaccTTTCTTCATCACTTGCAAAAAGGATTTGCAAAGGATTTGATCTTGATGATGAACTTgatgatgatcatgatcatcatcCACCGCCAGCACCACCCCTCCTCTCTGCGATCAAATGAGATAAGATCAAAACATAGATTGCTGCAtatatttggtaaaaaaaagaCCAAGTTTTTATGTTCTAACCTCCTGTTGTGATGAGCTTCTCCACACGAGTCACAATATGTTTACCATAAGTATACCTTTTAAGGGTATTCAAATGCACCTTTATGCGAGATATGATCAGTTCACGACTCTTCTCATCGCATGTCTCAAGAACCTTTTGCACAACATAGTTTCCATAAGGATCTTTCACCATCGCCTGCCAATTTTCACTCAATATATTCATTCATCATCTCAttcattcaaaaacaaaatttataggAGAATGCAACCCCACCTGTAAAGGCACATTTTCATCGGTATAACCAAGCATCTCATTCACCAGAACTTGTCGTTCTTTCACACCACCAAAAACTAAGCACTTTTCAACTACATTCGACGCAAACTTCTGCTGACTCATCTGAACTATTTGTCCCGCCAACTTGTTTATGATGGCACTTCTCTCATGTGGCTTACCATGTTGCAGAACATGCTAACAACACCCAAAAATCATATTAACAGACAAAGATGATGAACTAGTTGAtatgaagaatgaagaaataCAGTGATCTGACCTGAATAACATAATTTCCATATTGATCTTGTGCTAGAGTGCAAACATGATGCATAATTTCCTTCATTAAAGTTCGTTGAGTCTTTTCGTCATCGCAATGCTCCAAAACTCTCTGGCATAATGAGCAGGGGGTCGTGAACCAAATTACAAAATGTGGAAGGCTAAAAACTAAGGGAATGTAAATGTGGAACCTGAATGACGCGACAACCATAAGGATGTGTTGAAAGTGACATAACTTCTCCAACAAAGGCAGATACAATAAATTGAATACGATCCTGCGGAACACATTCTATGCATTTCTGGATCACGTGATTACCGTTCTGATCACAAACACATTTCATGACCGAACCATCAAGCTCGGCTACCATTTTGGTTTGTTGTTCCACATCAACCACTTCCAATGCCTTTTGAATTACTCTGCAACTGTACATCTGAAGGCTCAGAGCCAAAACATGCCCAGAAAGTTCACTTGCTAACTCCTTTCTTTGACTCTCTGTTCCATACTCAAAAAACTGCAACAACAACATATGTATTTAGAAACAGATTCAAAAACACAAAGTGTTTCAAAACTAGGCTGCATACCTTTTGAATGACATAGTTTCCGAACACATCTGTCATCAAAGAACGAGCATGAGACATAATCTCCGGAAATATCTGTCTCTTTTCTTCTACACTAGCAGATTCTAGCTTCTGCTGAATAAAACGACTACCATACTGATCCATACTgcaaaaccaaacaaacaaaaagagAGATCCAACAGAGTTTTCACTGCGAAAAAAAATGCACCAAAATTTTCAACAAAACATACCTGAATTCGACTACACTCCCTACTACTTCAGAAAGTTCTATAGATTTTCCCTTGTTAGCTTTAATCTCCTCTAGCAAAGATGAAGGAAAAGTACTCTCAATCCCATTTCCAACAACACCCGACGGCCATGATCTACTCGAACCTCCTCCTCCTCCCATCATCATGGTGGAATTAAGACCCTGGATTCTCTCATTCTGAAATTTAGGAGCTCCAGATGCATTCGAAGACTCCGCCATGAGGTTCCCTTGATATGGAAAACCACGACTAAGCAAGGCTGCATAATATTCATGATCCAAAACTCCGGATTTGGCTAAAAGTGCTGATTCATACTGATTTTTCTGTTGAGTGAGCATTGCATCGAGATATGCTTTCTCAATTTGAAGTAAATCTCTTGATAAAGCTGGAATATTCAATGCATAATCAGGAAGGCTCTGCAAATACTGTATGTATCGCGGATCTAGATGCGATGAATGAAGGTCTGACATTACCGGACTACTCAGGTACGAGCCTATAACAGGAAACTCAAGCATTATTATAAAATCTAcccaaaaaaagaaagaaagaaaaagaatacCATTGTATGATCGATCACTACCTGTggaagcagcagcagcagatgACATCTTATTAACACCAGCTCTTCCAGGAATATGGAAATCGATGTTGGATCCTTCTTGAATGTTCATCATTGGCCCATTAGTGCATAGTAACATAGATGGACTCGGTTTAGACTTAAGTACGCTTGTCCTTTCTAAATCAGCATATTGAGTAGTTTTGGTTGATTGAGTCTGAGTCGACTGCAAAACATTATTGTCCTGAGATAGGTTCAAACCAGACATGGAATTTGTTATGTTATTAGCAAATTTGTTGTCCATCAGGAACTTTGATCCAACACCGTTCTTCTGATCAGTAAGAAGTTGGCAAGATCTTTTCTTTTCAAACCTCCCACCCCCAATCATATGAGAATCTGGAGTCCTGCTCCTTGATAAAGTTGCTGCCACAGAGGAAACAGCCGAGAGAGAACTGAACGAACCGAGACTTTGAACTCTAGGCATTTCTGAGTCTTTTATGCCATTATGTGGTTGTGGTGGTGGTGGCGGCTCCCTTAAAAAGTGGTTATCATGGATATTTTGACTAAATGTAGTATGATTGTTCGAATTCTTTAGATGATTCGATAACAACGGTGCAGGTTGATCCAGTCCTTCCTGCAAATTTCAACACTTCAAACATCAAAATCATAAACAAGTGAAAGTGAAATTGCAATGCATGCAAATTTCAACACTTCAAACATCAAAATTATCATAAACAAGTGAAATTGTAATGCATGCCAATTTCAACACTCCAAACATCAAAATCATAAACAAGTGAAAGTGAGATTGTAATGCATGCAAATTTCAACACTTCAAATATCAAAATCttgaaaatgatataaattGTAATGCATGCATGAGCAAAGTAAGTGAATAACCTGTAGGATGTCAGCAAAGCTCTTTCTCCTCAAACCAATTCCAGTTAAATCAGTAGAACTTCCTTGATGATGCTGCTGCTGCCATTTAGTATTATAAgactgttgttgttgttgaatcctTGGCATAGTTGCTGCATTCTCCATTTTCGACTTCATCATCATCTGATCATGGTCCTGATCGTCCACCTTATGTGAGGATGATGACGAGGAAGATGATGGCGAAGGCAAGAAGCTTGGTTGCATTGAAAACAATGACAAATGACTTACCCCTGCATCTTGATCTCCAATTTTCCTCCAATCATGGTTTATCCCTCCACCAGCCGCCTGGAACCTCTGCGCCACTCTCCAGTCCTCTTTAGAAAGTAAAGGAGGAGGTAATCTCGGATTCAGATTCTCAAGGGAATAGTAGTAGGACAAGTAAGCAGGATGTGATCGGATTTCCTCCTCTGTCAACGGCGTAATCCTACTGTCATTATCAAAGTTGTGATTTCCAAACAGACCATTCACCGCATTTAGTGAACCCTCCACCGTAGGAGGAGCACTTCCACTCCTGCATATGTTCAATTCCTTCTCACCATCAACCGCGATATGGCGCTGCTGCTGCTCCCTCATAATGTAACCGTTTGGTCCTCCACCTCCTCCTCCTTGCACATTCAGCTTTTCTAAGGCTCTTTTAACATTCATCTCTCACTTTGAACTCGAAAAATACGGGAAAAACAGAAAATGAAAATGAGAGAGTCTGGAATAGTAAAAATTACACAAGGAGATGAACCCACAATCGGGATTGGATTAATTAAGAAAGGAAATAGTATACATTGTTAAAAAATGCATGAGCATAAGCTGCATGCAATTAGAGAGAAAGAGCAATATACGATGAAGCAAGAGAATGAAAATGGCGAATCAAAAGATGATGAAAAGATGGAATCGATGGTGGGTTGAATTGGGTTTAGCTTCAACATGACATGACATATGGATTTTGCAGGATAAGATTGAgggagaaaatgaagaacataacAATGGGATTCAATTTCGCAATGGGGAGCAAATTCTGATAAATAATTGTTGGCGGACTTCCCCATATGCGAAAggggaaaagaaagaaaattaaattctCTCCAGACAGAGAGATGAAGAATGGAGGAGGGAGAGAGAAACGATGCAATAAACCACGTCTGAATCAAATCAAAACGTGGTGGTGGTAACCTTCATCAGAGAACAGAACAGCTCTCGATTTCAACGGGTCATGCAATTACCATAATAACTGCTATCATTTTtacatttacaaattatttactttttattaggAGGAATTAATCTTCTccacaaattaataaattttgattattttcttttttcaaagttgtatatattttatagacattttttaaattcttttgagAACTTGGGTACGGTCTTTTTTTTCGGAGTACAACTAACTCCGGCAAGTTAATcacataacccgcaaacacatctaacaaattaattaagcgAGCGgaacttgtcgtctgacgggTTCAAACTCAGGAACTCAGGGAGACCGAGGATATTCACATCTTTTTGTTGTTAGGTTAGAAGAGTAGATAGAGTGAACCAtatgagaaattaaataaaatttaattaaattatttaaaaattttaaaacccTTAAAATTCGAATTGTCAAATTAGAGCTCCGGAGattaattgaattttcaattatttgtttcaaattttacaattttgagttatttaattgGGGGACAAAttgagattttaaatatttctttcaaaccttACAATAGAACTTCTTATTTGAGACTAATTGAGATTTCAGACATTTATTTGTAATCTTACAATTTTGAGCTCGGTATACAAAACGAGGTTTTGTCTGGATGGTTTCAAACActattaacttattatctataacatttataaataattaaaatatttatgttaataatttaacatcaaattttaacaaattcttgattttgattatcaattatttaaaattacctatataataaattaataacgtcttaaaccaataaaataatcatatttgaGAGTATAATTTAATCAACAAAGTTAACAAGAATCTAACATTTCAATTACCTCTCAAGAGCTCCAATTTGACTATTTGACCtgaaattaatatacatatttttatatattatacatagtcaactttgtttttaaatttttgtcaGAAAACAAATTACTTCATGCAAGTGTACGGAggacataataaataataaagtttatGTGTATAATATGAATAAGAACTTATAAGAGAAAGAAAGTgagattatataatatatatatttattaatattttaaaaattttaaattagtattgtaataatataaattaagatattattaaaatactaaatactacaaaacattaatatatgaaagttttataaaaaattaatataaatatatttgaaatggGATATCCTGTTACTAATTTAATTCTGTGTACACTGTGCCATCCCACACGGGGGCAGAGGgataatcattataaaaaaaaataataattattttttacaccTCTCACGCACATAGTCAAATTGGTGGGGGTAAGTTATTTTATCtcagtttttatataatttataatctaaaaaatatttaatattttaaattatttgagttatagtaatataatttaagagattattaaaatcgtaaataataataatatatataataaaatgtatgaaaattttataaactttgttaagattatttaataaatttataaaattttcatataaatatatttgaaaaaaaaataaatttttagttatttgattaaagttataattata
This genomic window contains:
- the LOC124909878 gene encoding pumilio homolog 4 is translated as MNVKRALEKLNVQGGGGGGPNGYIMREQQQRHIAVDGEKELNICRSGSAPPTVEGSLNAVNGLFGNHNFDNDSRITPLTEEEIRSHPAYLSYYYSLENLNPRLPPPLLSKEDWRVAQRFQAAGGGINHDWRKIGDQDAGVSHLSLFSMQPSFLPSPSSSSSSSSHKVDDQDHDQMMMKSKMENAATMPRIQQQQQSYNTKWQQQHHQGSSTDLTGIGLRRKSFADILQEGLDQPAPLLSNHLKNSNNHTTFSQNIHDNHFLREPPPPPQPHNGIKDSEMPRVQSLGSFSSLSAVSSVAATLSRSRTPDSHMIGGGRFEKKRSCQLLTDQKNGVGSKFLMDNKFANNITNSMSGLNLSQDNNVLQSTQTQSTKTTQYADLERTSVLKSKPSPSMLLCTNGPMMNIQEGSNIDFHIPGRAGVNKMSSAAAASTGSYLSSPVMSDLHSSHLDPRYIQYLQSLPDYALNIPALSRDLLQIEKAYLDAMLTQQKNQYESALLAKSGVLDHEYYAALLSRGFPYQGNLMAESSNASGAPKFQNERIQGLNSTMMMGGGGGSSRSWPSGVVGNGIESTFPSSLLEEIKANKGKSIELSEVVGSVVEFSMDQYGSRFIQQKLESASVEEKRQIFPEIMSHARSLMTDVFGNYVIQKFFEYGTESQRKELASELSGHVLALSLQMYSCRVIQKALEVVDVEQQTKMVAELDGSVMKCVCDQNGNHVIQKCIECVPQDRIQFIVSAFVGEVMSLSTHPYGCRVIQRVLEHCDDEKTQRTLMKEIMHHVCTLAQDQYGNYVIQHVLQHGKPHERSAIINKLAGQIVQMSQQKFASNVVEKCLVFGGVKERQVLVNEMLGYTDENVPLQAMVKDPYGNYVVQKVLETCDEKSRELIISRIKVHLNTLKRYTYGKHIVTRVEKLITTGG